In the Thermodesulfobacteriota bacterium genome, one interval contains:
- the ruvX gene encoding Holliday junction resolvase RuvX, producing the protein MRIMGLDLGKKRIGVAISDESGLTAQPLTQLERSSAEKTMEALLEIAAEWSVGRVVVGVPYNMDGSTGAQAKGALKFAEKLRERGSLEVDIWDERLSTVAVTRVLISGDVSRSRRKGVTDKLAAAYILQGYLDGKKESPS; encoded by the coding sequence ATGAGGATAATGGGGTTGGACCTCGGCAAGAAAAGGATCGGGGTGGCGATAAGCGACGAGTCCGGCCTGACCGCGCAGCCCCTGACCCAGCTTGAGAGGAGTTCCGCCGAGAAGACGATGGAGGCGCTCCTTGAGATAGCGGCCGAGTGGTCCGTCGGGAGGGTAGTCGTCGGCGTGCCCTACAATATGGACGGGAGCACGGGCGCGCAGGCAAAGGGAGCTTTGAAGTTCGCGGAAAAGCTCAGGGAGAGGGGTTCCTTGGAGGTGGATATATGGGACGAGAGGCTCTCCACCGTGGCCGTGACCAGGGTACTCATTAGCGGGGACGTATCAAGGTCCAGGAGGAAGGGCGTTACGGACAAGCTCGCGGCCGCCTATATTCTCCAGGGATACCTCGACGGCAAGAAGGAGAGCCCCTCATAG
- a CDS encoding helix-turn-helix domain-containing protein, which produces MTLSYRDIIERMKLSGKLKNDSAVARALDVTPQALSNYKKRGKMPTNLIIKFADINSLSVDWLLTGRGKPGEGAEGGAFSFAGEDTAPFGKEELSRVMDLSPEELIYVGKLLKVLRCPSNSTVVALKCSVDAFLKASELSAGEEGDGENKGSA; this is translated from the coding sequence ATGACACTGAGTTACAGGGATATCATCGAGAGGATGAAGCTTTCGGGCAAGCTCAAGAACGACTCGGCGGTGGCCAGGGCTTTGGACGTCACGCCCCAGGCCCTCTCTAACTACAAAAAGAGGGGCAAGATGCCCACCAACCTCATAATCAAGTTCGCCGATATCAACAGCCTGTCGGTGGACTGGCTCCTGACCGGGCGGGGAAAGCCGGGCGAAGGGGCAGAGGGTGGGGCTTTCTCGTTTGCCGGGGAAGATACGGCCCCTTTCGGCAAAGAGGAGCTTTCAAGGGTCATGGACCTGAGCCCGGAAGAGCTTATCTATGTCGGCAAGCTCCTGAAGGTCCTGCGTTGCCCGAGCAACTCCACCGTCGTGGCGCTTAAGTGCAGCGTGGACGCCTTTTTAAAGGCTTCCGAGTTGTCCGCCGGAGAGGAAGGCGACGGGGAGAACAAGGGCTCCGCGTAA
- the mltG gene encoding endolytic transglycosylase MltG — protein MRKRIEPIVVLGLAVAALAVTHVYTLLYTPASREGSTVVVTVPKGASFRVVANGLKAAGVVRDTRGVTLAAGMKNAYTKIKAGEYELDSSMAPVEVLDRLVSGSTRQYPVTFPEGYNAKEMADTLERAGLAGREEFVGRAGDRALASSLGLDGPTLEGYLFPDTYSLTKGMSVDDIIVAMVTRFKEVYAGELRDTARAKGLTMREVVTLASIIEKEAGTQTEMASISAVFRNRLKKGIPLQSDPTVIYGIKDFDGNLTRAHLRTRAPYNTYTNYGLPPGPIGNPGRSALHAALNPSGEGYLYFVSRNDGTHHFSSSLAEHNRAVDYYQRGKGSRRPNG, from the coding sequence ATGAGAAAGCGCATAGAACCCATAGTCGTGCTCGGCCTTGCGGTCGCGGCCCTTGCCGTAACCCACGTCTACACCCTCCTCTACACCCCGGCATCCAGGGAGGGTAGCACCGTGGTCGTTACCGTACCGAAGGGGGCGAGCTTCCGGGTCGTGGCAAACGGCCTTAAGGCGGCCGGGGTGGTCAGGGACACGAGGGGCGTCACCCTCGCCGCGGGGATGAAGAACGCCTATACGAAGATAAAGGCCGGCGAGTACGAACTCGACAGCTCCATGGCGCCCGTCGAGGTGCTGGACCGGCTCGTGTCCGGGAGTACCCGCCAATATCCAGTTACCTTCCCTGAGGGCTATAATGCAAAAGAGATGGCGGACACACTCGAAAGGGCCGGGCTTGCCGGCCGCGAGGAGTTCGTCGGCAGGGCGGGAGACAGGGCCCTCGCTTCGTCTCTCGGGCTCGACGGTCCCACCCTCGAGGGCTACCTCTTCCCGGACACATACAGCCTTACGAAGGGTATGTCGGTCGATGACATAATCGTTGCGATGGTGACGAGGTTCAAGGAGGTATATGCGGGCGAACTCAGGGATACGGCCCGGGCAAAGGGGCTTACCATGAGGGAGGTCGTAACGCTGGCCTCGATTATCGAGAAGGAGGCCGGCACGCAGACCGAGATGGCGAGCATATCGGCGGTCTTCAGGAACAGGCTTAAGAAGGGGATCCCGCTCCAGAGCGACCCTACGGTCATATACGGGATTAAGGACTTTGACGGGAACCTGACGAGGGCACACTTGAGGACCAGGGCCCCTTACAACACCTATACCAACTACGGCCTTCCTCCCGGCCCCATAGGGAACCCCGGAAGGTCGGCCCTCCATGCCGCGCTCAACCCTTCGGGCGAGGGCTACCTGTACTTCGTCTCCCGGAACGACGGCACCCACCACTTCTCCAGCAGCCTCGCCGAACACAACCGCGCGGTGGACTACTACCAGCGGGGCAAGGGTTCCCGCAGGCCTAACGGCTGA
- a CDS encoding chorismate lyase has translation METTLYCDDWLSAGEWEGSEGASALGADQKELILSGGSLTLRLEALFGSKVEVEMKRRRTSTLSPEMAAYLEEEVNSPSMEREVWLTVEGKRLVYAHTVIPLECIERGLVDVLTSGEEPLGRVLADKNVPFMKERLGLGTVRCAEAATDLGVDVQTSFFARRQLLFNRNKTDVWVIKAAVTELFSPGLVSAIHLSPPPPPPAGSTRAR, from the coding sequence ATGGAGACCACCCTTTACTGTGACGACTGGCTGAGCGCCGGGGAGTGGGAAGGCTCAGAGGGGGCATCGGCCCTCGGCGCGGACCAGAAAGAACTCATCCTATCCGGAGGCTCGCTAACGCTGCGGCTCGAAGCCCTTTTCGGCTCCAAGGTCGAAGTCGAGATGAAGCGCAGGCGTACCTCTACCTTATCTCCCGAGATGGCCGCTTACCTCGAAGAGGAGGTAAACTCGCCTTCGATGGAAAGGGAGGTGTGGCTTACCGTGGAGGGGAAAAGGCTCGTCTACGCACACACGGTCATACCTCTGGAGTGCATAGAGCGGGGGCTTGTGGACGTGCTCACCTCCGGCGAGGAGCCGCTGGGCAGGGTGCTCGCGGATAAGAACGTACCGTTTATGAAGGAGAGGCTCGGGCTGGGAACGGTCAGGTGCGCGGAGGCCGCAACGGACCTGGGTGTGGACGTACAAACGTCCTTTTTCGCCAGACGCCAACTGCTCTTTAACCGCAACAAGACCGACGTCTGGGTAATAAAGGCGGCGGTAACCGAGCTCTTCAGCCCCGGACTCGTATCGGCCATCCACCTTTCACCCCCCCCTCCCCCCCCTGCGGGGTCGACCCGGGCGAGGTAG
- a CDS encoding FAD:protein FMN transferase: MTTSGRIVYPLVALSVLVLISIPFIFKKADDTTTYSRVLMGTVVEITLGEDREDAAEAAFSEIARLEALLSGYIPTSDVSRIAAAAGVTGRGGRRGRGGVKVSPETFIVVKTAVRIAELSGGAFDPTVGALGKLWSFSGEENPVPSEEEVAALLPLVDYGKIFMDEASSTVGLEAEGMALTLGGVAKGFIVGRAVETLKDKGLEWGIVKAGGDMVAFRDGERGSGRGGRKKPFTIGIRHPRKGEGQEEKLLGTVTVPEGGATATSGDYERFFIKDGVRYHHILDPATGYPAKKCRSVTIISEDPIVADALSTAVFVMGPEKGMALIEKLEGVEGVIVGSNSELSVSSGLKEDFTPL; the protein is encoded by the coding sequence ATGACTACCTCCGGACGTATAGTCTACCCACTCGTAGCGCTCTCCGTACTCGTTCTCATCTCAATCCCGTTTATCTTCAAGAAAGCCGATGACACCACTACCTACAGCCGCGTCCTTATGGGGACGGTCGTTGAGATTACGCTCGGAGAAGACCGCGAGGACGCGGCCGAGGCGGCGTTCTCCGAGATTGCCAGGCTCGAAGCGCTCCTGAGCGGCTACATACCCACAAGCGACGTATCCAGGATAGCCGCGGCCGCCGGGGTCACTGGCCGCGGGGGCCGCAGGGGCCGCGGGGGTGTAAAGGTAAGTCCGGAGACTTTTATCGTCGTCAAAACAGCCGTAAGGATAGCGGAGCTGTCCGGCGGGGCCTTCGACCCGACGGTAGGGGCCCTCGGTAAACTGTGGAGCTTCTCGGGAGAGGAGAACCCCGTCCCGTCCGAAGAGGAGGTCGCGGCGCTCCTCCCCCTTGTGGACTACGGAAAGATCTTTATGGATGAAGCTTCATCTACGGTGGGGCTCGAGGCCGAGGGTATGGCGCTTACCCTCGGAGGGGTCGCCAAGGGCTTTATCGTCGGCAGGGCCGTGGAGACCCTGAAGGATAAGGGCCTGGAATGGGGGATAGTAAAGGCGGGCGGGGACATGGTGGCCTTCCGGGATGGGGAGAGGGGAAGCGGGAGGGGGGGGAGGAAAAAACCGTTCACCATAGGCATCCGCCATCCGAGAAAGGGGGAGGGGCAAGAGGAAAAACTTCTCGGCACGGTCACGGTCCCGGAGGGGGGCGCCACGGCCACCTCGGGCGACTACGAGCGATTCTTTATTAAAGACGGCGTACGGTATCACCACATTCTCGACCCCGCCACGGGCTATCCGGCAAAAAAATGCCGGAGCGTTACAATCATATCCGAAGACCCGATTGTGGCCGACGCGCTCTCCACCGCGGTCTTCGTCATGGGGCCGGAAAAGGGGATGGCGCTCATAGAAAAGCTCGAAGGCGTCGAAGGGGTAATCGTCGGATCGAATAGTGAGCTTTCCGTCTCGTCCGGACTTAAGGAAGATTTTACGCCTTTATAG